From the genome of Vigna angularis cultivar LongXiaoDou No.4 chromosome 11, ASM1680809v1, whole genome shotgun sequence, one region includes:
- the LOC108332851 gene encoding gibberellin 2-beta-dioxygenase 8 — MDYEPPFLDVYKPLLLQNSHGVGVDDGVSGIRNDKSEWCELPLIDLSRLSLDHVEREECMKEMSEAARTWGFFQVVNHGVSQELLQNLRHEQMEVFRNPFAEKTRENFLNLPPRSYRWGNPSATNLSQISWSEAFHLFLPDIARIEDQHQSLRSSIEAFASAVAPLAERLLQILAQKLNMKFSYFQENCSANTCFLRLNRYPPCPLHSRVFGLLPHTDSSFLTILNQDQIGGLQLMKDGKWISVKPNPQALVVNIGDLFQAVSNDKYISAKHQVVRGEKEERFSVAYFYNPRKDAVIESEMMPAVYRKFSFGEYREQIEKDVKKTGDKVGLSRFLLSQ; from the exons ATGGATTATGAACCTCCATTTTTGGATGTCTACAAGCCCCTCCTTCTACAAAACTCGCATGGTGTTGGTGTTGACGATGGTGTCAGTGGCATAAGAAACGACAAATCCGAGTGGTGTGAGCTTCCTCTGATCGATCTAAGCCGGTTAAGCCTCGACCATGTTGAGAGGGAGGAGTGCATGAAAGAAATGAGTGAAGCAGCAAGAACGTGGGGTTTTTTCCAGGTTGTGAATCATGGGGTTTCACAAGAGCTGCTTCAGAATCTTAGGCATGAGCAAATGGAAGTGTTCCGCAACCCTTTTGCAGAAAAAACCCGAGAAAATTTCTTGAATTTACCTCCCAGAAGTTACAGGTGGGGCAACCCATCTGCCACAAACCTCAGCCAAATTTCATGGTCAGAAGCCTTCCACTTGTTTCTTCCAGATATAGCTAGGATCGAGGACCAGCACCAAAGTCTCAG ATCAAGTATTGAGGCTTTTGCATCTGCAGTTGCCCCACTTGCAGAAAGATTACTGCAAATTCTTGCTCAGAAACTGAACATGAAATTCAGTTATTTCCAAGAGAATTGTTCGGCAAACACTTGCTTTCTTCGGCTGAACAGATATCCACCATGTCCACTCCATTCAAGGGTGTTTGGTCTCTTACCTCACACTGACTCTAGTTTCCTCACTATACTGAACCAGGACCAGATTGGGGGGTTGcaattaatgaaagatggaAAGTGGATTAGTGTCAAACCTAACCCTCAAGCACTTGTGGTTAATATTGGTGATTTATTCCAG GCAGTGAGCAATGACAAGTACATAAGTGCTAAACACCAGGTGGTGAGAGGTGAGAAGGAAGAGAGATTCTCAGTGGCATATTTCTATAACCCTAGGAAAGATGCAGTGATAGAGAGCGAGATGATGCCAGCAGTGTACAGAAAGTTTAGTTTTGGAGAGTACAGAGAGCAGATAGAGAAAGATGTTAAGAAAACAGGTGATAAAGTGGGGCTGTCTAGGTTTCTCTTGTCACAGTGA